From Entelurus aequoreus isolate RoL-2023_Sb linkage group LG22, RoL_Eaeq_v1.1, whole genome shotgun sequence, one genomic window encodes:
- the LOC133639496 gene encoding protachykinin-1-like isoform X1, producing the protein MEALRLAAVLLLLVWAESLGTLGGPLSSQGDDMEAWSVDDWQGYPSETQLTLRLVDLLKRSKAQQFHGLMGRSLGTSHPMNLDRKRNKGEMFVGLMGRRSLDEDVQEEWNSY; encoded by the exons ATGGAAGCACTGAGGTTGGCGGCTGTGCTGTTGCTGCTGGTGTGGGCAGAGTCTCTGGGCACTCTGGGAGGTCCTCTGTCCAGCCAGGGGGACGACATGGAAGCGTGGAGCGTGGACGACTGGCAG ggctaCCCATCAGAAACACAGCTCACTCTCCGTCTGGTTGACCTCCTCAAGCGCTCCAAAGCCCAGCAGTTCCATGGCCTGATGGGAAGGAGCTTAG GAACATCTCATCCCATGAATCTGGACAGGAAAA GAAATAAAGGGGAGATGTTCGTGGGACTCATGGGAAGGAGGAGTTTAGATGAAG ATGTGCAAGAGGAGTGGAACTCCTACTAG
- the LOC133639496 gene encoding uncharacterized protein LOC133639496 isoform X2 yields MEALRLAAVLLLLVWAESLGTLGGPLSSQGDDMEAWSVDDWQGYPSETQLTLRLVDLLKRSKAQQFHGLMGRSLGNKGEMFVGLMGRRSLDEDVQEEWNSY; encoded by the exons ATGGAAGCACTGAGGTTGGCGGCTGTGCTGTTGCTGCTGGTGTGGGCAGAGTCTCTGGGCACTCTGGGAGGTCCTCTGTCCAGCCAGGGGGACGACATGGAAGCGTGGAGCGTGGACGACTGGCAG ggctaCCCATCAGAAACACAGCTCACTCTCCGTCTGGTTGACCTCCTCAAGCGCTCCAAAGCCCAGCAGTTCCATGGCCTGATGGGAAGGAGCTTAG GAAATAAAGGGGAGATGTTCGTGGGACTCATGGGAAGGAGGAGTTTAGATGAAG ATGTGCAAGAGGAGTGGAACTCCTACTAG